The Martelella sp. AD-3 genome includes a region encoding these proteins:
- a CDS encoding Phenylacetic acid catabolic protein, translated as MTSDMSIADYLAEGGKLSSPDNAPPLYRAELMRMMSSFVDSELAGSAGFAAAINWAPGIAERIAASRIVLEKADHAERVLTLMGDFGTDTALYNRAHSWAARLSRDAVVDPRRMGGDMRLSVFHYPFEDWTDAVVMNVLMGLATVIQLEEMTHASYTPYAEVIRSVLPREKRHMELGLEGLRKLVATEEGRSAAEAAVAYWHPRVAETFGPAVSERFARLSRFGLRHSENEALRNRWRADAESVLEDCGLKTPVAA; from the coding sequence ATGACGAGTGACATGTCGATTGCCGATTATCTGGCCGAAGGCGGCAAGCTTTCCTCGCCCGATAACGCCCCACCGCTCTACCGCGCGGAACTGATGCGGATGATGTCCTCCTTCGTCGACAGCGAGCTTGCCGGTTCGGCCGGTTTTGCCGCCGCCATCAACTGGGCGCCCGGTATTGCCGAACGCATCGCCGCAAGCCGGATCGTGCTGGAAAAGGCCGACCATGCCGAGCGCGTTCTCACCCTGATGGGCGATTTCGGAACCGATACGGCGCTTTACAATCGCGCGCATAGCTGGGCGGCGCGGCTTTCCCGCGATGCCGTGGTCGACCCACGCCGAATGGGCGGCGACATGCGGCTTTCCGTCTTCCACTATCCCTTCGAGGACTGGACGGACGCGGTGGTGATGAACGTGCTGATGGGGCTTGCCACCGTCATCCAGCTCGAGGAAATGACCCACGCCTCCTACACGCCCTATGCCGAGGTGATCCGCTCTGTCCTGCCGCGCGAGAAGCGGCATATGGAGCTTGGACTCGAGGGATTGCGCAAGCTTGTCGCCACCGAAGAAGGCCGCAGCGCAGCAGAGGCGGCCGTTGCCTATTGGCATCCCCGCGTTGCCGAAACCTTCGGTCCGGCAGTCTCCGAACGCTTCGCCCGGCTTTCGCGCTTCGGTCTGCGCCATAGTGAAAACGAGGCGCTGAGGAACCGCTGGCGGGCGGATGCCGAAAGCGTGCTCGAAGACTGCGGGCTGAAGACGCCGGTTGCGGCCTGA
- the paaE gene encoding 1,2-phenylacetyl-CoA epoxidase subunit PaaE has translation MARFHPLEVTDVRRETSDAVVLTLKPRDEDAGAFGFTQGQYLTFRRLFDGEEVRRSYSICAGLDEGCLKVGVKRVEGGAFSTFANEQLKPGDVIEAMPPMGKFFTPLDANVSKDYLGFAGGSGITPLLSIVKTVLAREPQSRFTLVYANRQIKSIMFREELEDLKNTYLGRLSVIHVLESDSQEIDLFTGRIDAEKLEAFFNLWIDLPAVDTAFICGPEPMMLTIAASLKKHGMKDEQIKFELFASSQPGRAKQKVVSKTLATAGESVEIHLTLDGTTRSFTMQRDGTAVLDAALAHDIDAPYSCKGGICSTCRAKVVEGEVEMISNHALEDYEVRAGYVLSCQCLPLSEKVVISYDE, from the coding sequence ATGGCACGGTTTCATCCGCTGGAAGTGACTGATGTCCGCCGCGAAACGAGCGATGCGGTGGTGCTCACGCTGAAGCCCCGCGACGAGGATGCGGGCGCCTTCGGCTTTACCCAGGGTCAGTATCTGACCTTCCGTCGCCTCTTTGACGGCGAGGAGGTGCGCCGGTCCTACTCGATCTGCGCGGGTCTCGACGAGGGCTGCCTCAAGGTCGGCGTCAAGCGCGTGGAGGGCGGCGCCTTTTCCACCTTCGCGAATGAGCAATTAAAGCCGGGCGACGTCATCGAGGCGATGCCGCCCATGGGCAAGTTCTTCACCCCGCTCGATGCCAATGTGAGCAAGGACTATCTCGGCTTTGCCGGTGGTTCCGGCATCACGCCGCTGCTCTCCATCGTCAAGACGGTGTTGGCGCGCGAGCCGCAATCGCGCTTCACGCTGGTCTATGCCAACCGTCAGATCAAGTCGATCATGTTCCGCGAGGAGCTGGAAGACCTGAAGAACACCTATCTCGGCCGGCTTTCCGTCATCCATGTTCTGGAGAGCGACAGCCAGGAGATCGACCTCTTCACCGGCCGTATTGATGCGGAAAAACTCGAAGCCTTCTTCAATTTGTGGATCGATCTTCCCGCCGTCGACACCGCCTTCATCTGCGGGCCGGAGCCGATGATGCTGACCATCGCGGCATCGCTGAAAAAGCACGGCATGAAGGACGAGCAAATCAAGTTCGAACTGTTCGCCTCCTCCCAGCCCGGTCGCGCGAAGCAGAAAGTGGTTTCCAAAACTCTAGCGACCGCCGGCGAGAGCGTGGAAATTCACCTTACGCTCGACGGCACCACGCGCTCCTTTACCATGCAGCGTGATGGCACGGCGGTGCTCGACGCCGCGCTCGCCCACGATATCGACGCGCCCTATTCCTGCAAGGGCGGCATCTGCTCGACCTGCCGGGCGAAGGTGGTCGAGGGCGAAGTCGAGATGATCAGCAATCACGCGCTGGAAGATTATGAGGTGCGGGCCGGCTACGTGCTCTCCTGCCAGTGCCTGCCGCTCTCGGAAAAGGTGGTGATCAGCTATGACGAGTGA
- the paaD gene encoding 1,2-phenylacetyl-CoA epoxidase subunit PaaD codes for MAWLSEVPDPEIPVISITELGIVRKVGHDGDTLVVTVTPTYSGCPAVSLINLEIEAKLLEKGVENFRIEQQLSPPWTTDLLSAEAREKLREYGIAPPIDGTAADGRLVARAARLSGRSNLVIACPRCGSGNTERVSQFGSTPCKASYRCKDCLEPFDYFKCI; via the coding sequence ATGGCCTGGCTTTCCGAAGTGCCCGATCCCGAAATCCCGGTGATCTCGATCACCGAGCTCGGCATCGTGCGCAAGGTCGGCCATGACGGCGACACACTGGTCGTCACCGTCACGCCCACCTATTCCGGCTGCCCGGCCGTGTCGCTGATCAATCTGGAGATCGAGGCCAAGCTTCTGGAGAAGGGCGTCGAAAACTTCCGGATCGAGCAGCAGCTTTCCCCGCCCTGGACCACAGATCTCCTGTCGGCGGAAGCGCGGGAAAAGCTGCGCGAATACGGCATCGCGCCGCCGATCGACGGCACGGCCGCCGATGGCCGGCTTGTCGCCCGCGCGGCGAGGCTTTCCGGCCGCTCAAATCTCGTCATTGCCTGTCCGCGCTGCGGCTCGGGCAATACGGAACGCGTTTCCCAGTTCGGCTCGACCCCCTGCAAGGCGTCCTATCGCTGCAAGGATTGTCTGGAGCCGTTCGATTATTTCAAGTGTATCTGA
- the paaC gene encoding 1,2-phenylacetyl-CoA epoxidase subunit PaaC — MPVSTTPDPFVGDEALSPAFFEWLCRLGDSTLVLGHRVSEWCGHAPVLEEDIAFANTALDLIGHTQMWLGLAGEVEGEGRSADNLAYLRDAAQFRNLLIAELPKGDMGVTVMRQFLFDAWHFALLKQLTGSKSPRVAEIAAKAVKEAAYHFERSADLVIRLGDGTEESHRRMQDALDYLWPYTGEMFITDDVDRQVAEAGIAPAPDALKAEWDRTLASVFSEATLKKPEDGYAHTGGRTGRHTEHLGFILAELQFLQRAYPGAEW; from the coding sequence ATGCCGGTGTCGACGACGCCCGACCCTTTTGTCGGCGACGAGGCTCTCAGCCCGGCCTTCTTCGAATGGCTCTGTCGCCTTGGCGATTCGACGCTGGTGCTGGGTCACCGGGTTTCCGAATGGTGCGGCCATGCGCCCGTGCTTGAGGAAGACATCGCCTTTGCCAATACCGCGCTCGATCTCATCGGCCACACGCAGATGTGGCTGGGGCTTGCCGGAGAGGTGGAAGGCGAGGGCCGCAGCGCCGACAATCTCGCTTACCTGCGCGATGCCGCGCAGTTCCGCAACCTGTTGATCGCCGAACTGCCGAAGGGCGACATGGGCGTCACCGTGATGCGCCAGTTCCTGTTCGATGCCTGGCATTTTGCCCTGCTGAAGCAGCTGACAGGATCGAAAAGCCCGCGCGTGGCCGAGATTGCGGCCAAGGCAGTCAAGGAAGCGGCCTATCATTTCGAGCGTTCCGCCGATCTGGTGATCCGCCTTGGCGATGGCACCGAGGAAAGCCACCGGCGCATGCAGGACGCGCTCGACTATCTCTGGCCCTATACCGGCGAGATGTTCATCACCGATGACGTTGACCGGCAGGTGGCGGAGGCCGGCATTGCGCCGGCGCCTGATGCGCTCAAGGCCGAATGGGACCGCACGCTCGCTTCCGTCTTCTCCGAAGCGACGCTGAAGAAGCCGGAGGACGGCTATGCCCATACCGGCGGCAGAACCGGGCGGCATACGGAGCATCTGGGCTTCATCCTGGCCGAGCTGCAATTCCTGCAGCGCGCCTATCCGGGAGCGGAATGGTGA
- the paaB gene encoding 1,2-phenylacetyl-CoA epoxidase subunit PaaB → MSKEWPLYEVFIRGQHGLNHRHVGSLHAPDAEMAIRHARDVYTRRKEGVSIWVVKSNDITASSPSEKGPLFDPAESKAYRHPTFFDIPEEVGHM, encoded by the coding sequence ATGTCCAAGGAATGGCCGCTCTACGAAGTCTTCATCCGGGGTCAGCACGGTCTGAACCACCGCCATGTCGGCAGCCTGCACGCGCCCGATGCGGAAATGGCGATCCGCCACGCCCGCGACGTCTACACCCGCCGCAAGGAAGGCGTGTCGATCTGGGTGGTAAAGTCGAATGATATCACTGCATCCTCGCCGTCGGAAAAGGGGCCGCTCTTCGACCCCGCCGAAAGCAAGGCCTATCGTCATCCGACCTTCTTCGACATCCCGGAAGAAGTGGGGCATATGTGA
- the paaA gene encoding 1,2-phenylacetyl-CoA epoxidase subunit PaaA, producing MYAQMVKSEGMKSREEMSPEEQAFQDRIDRGEKIEPKDWMPEGYRKTLVRQIGQHAHSEIVGQLPEGNWITRAPSLERKAILLAKVQDEAGHGLYLYSAAETLGVSRDDLMEKLHDGRMKYSSIFNYPTLNWADMGAVGWLVDGAAIMNQVPLQRTSFGPYSRAMIRICKEESFHQRQGYSIMMKMAFGTPEQKEMAQDALNRFWYPSLMMFGPSDKDSVHSAQSMAWKIKINTNDELRQKFVDQTVPQAKYLGLSIPDENLAWNEEKGGYDFSEPDWSEFFEVIKGNGPCNRERIEARRKAWDDGEWFRDGLAAHGEKEARRAKAPVAAAE from the coding sequence ATGTACGCACAGATGGTGAAATCGGAAGGCATGAAATCCCGCGAAGAGATGTCGCCGGAGGAACAGGCCTTTCAGGACCGCATCGACCGCGGCGAGAAGATCGAGCCGAAGGATTGGATGCCCGAGGGCTACCGCAAGACGCTGGTGCGCCAGATCGGCCAGCACGCCCATTCGGAAATCGTCGGCCAGCTGCCGGAAGGCAACTGGATCACCCGCGCGCCCTCGCTGGAGCGCAAGGCGATCCTGCTGGCAAAAGTCCAGGACGAGGCCGGCCACGGGCTTTACCTCTATTCGGCCGCCGAAACGCTTGGCGTCTCGCGCGACGACCTGATGGAAAAGCTGCATGACGGGCGGATGAAATATTCATCCATCTTCAACTACCCGACGCTCAACTGGGCGGACATGGGGGCGGTCGGCTGGCTGGTCGATGGGGCCGCGATCATGAACCAGGTGCCGCTGCAGCGCACCTCTTTCGGACCCTATTCGCGGGCGATGATCCGCATCTGCAAGGAAGAGAGCTTCCACCAGCGCCAGGGCTATTCGATCATGATGAAGATGGCCTTCGGCACGCCGGAGCAGAAGGAAATGGCGCAGGATGCGCTGAACCGCTTCTGGTATCCCTCGCTGATGATGTTCGGACCCTCCGACAAGGACAGCGTCCATTCGGCCCAGTCGATGGCGTGGAAGATCAAGATCAACACCAATGACGAGTTGCGCCAGAAATTCGTCGACCAGACGGTGCCGCAGGCGAAATATCTCGGCCTGTCGATCCCGGACGAGAACCTTGCCTGGAACGAGGAGAAGGGCGGCTACGACTTCTCCGAGCCGGACTGGTCGGAATTCTTCGAGGTGATCAAGGGCAATGGCCCGTGCAACCGCGAACGCATCGAAGCCCGCCGCAAGGCCTGGGATGACGGCGAATGGTTCCGCGACGGGCTCGCCGCCCACGGCGAAAAGGAAGCGCGGCGCGCCAAGGCGCCGGTCGCAGCCGCAGAATAA
- the pcaF gene encoding 3-oxoadipyl-CoA thiolase has translation MAQAFICDGIRTPVGRYGGALSAVRADDLAAVPLSALQERNGKVDWESVDDVILGCANQAGEDNRNVARMAVLLSGLPVEVPGTTVNRLCGSGMDAIGLAARTIRAGDGSLMIAGGVESMSRAPFVMGKAETAFSRKAEIYDTTIGWRFKNRKFHSAFGTHSMPETADNVAADYNISREDQDRFAAMSQARWKAAQDQGIYADEIVPVTIPQKKGDPLVVDTDEHPRPGTTADVLAKLKGVNAPELSVTAGNASGVNDGAAGLLIASEEAASSNGLTPRARIVAMAAAGVAPRVMGIGPVPATRKVLKLAGLSLADMDVIELNEAFAAQSLAVLRELGLPDDAANVNANGGAIAIGHPLGMSGARLVLTAANQLHRTGGRYALCTMCIGVGQGIAMIIERI, from the coding sequence ATGGCGCAAGCCTTTATCTGCGATGGAATCCGCACGCCTGTGGGCCGCTATGGCGGCGCGCTGTCTGCCGTGCGCGCCGATGATCTGGCGGCCGTTCCGCTTTCCGCATTGCAGGAGAGAAACGGCAAGGTCGACTGGGAAAGCGTCGATGATGTCATTCTTGGTTGCGCCAACCAGGCGGGTGAGGACAATCGCAATGTGGCGCGCATGGCGGTGCTTCTCTCCGGCCTGCCGGTCGAAGTTCCCGGCACCACGGTCAACCGGCTCTGCGGTTCCGGCATGGATGCGATCGGCCTTGCCGCGCGCACGATCCGCGCCGGCGATGGCTCCCTGATGATTGCCGGCGGCGTGGAAAGCATGAGCCGCGCCCCCTTCGTCATGGGCAAGGCCGAGACGGCCTTTTCCCGCAAGGCCGAAATCTACGACACCACCATCGGCTGGCGCTTCAAGAACAGGAAGTTTCACAGCGCGTTCGGCACCCACTCCATGCCCGAGACCGCCGACAATGTTGCCGCAGACTACAACATCTCCCGCGAGGATCAGGACCGGTTCGCGGCCATGAGCCAGGCGCGCTGGAAGGCGGCGCAGGATCAGGGCATCTATGCCGACGAGATCGTGCCGGTCACCATTCCCCAGAAGAAGGGTGATCCGCTTGTCGTCGATACCGACGAGCATCCGCGCCCCGGTACCACGGCGGACGTTCTCGCCAAGCTGAAGGGCGTCAACGCGCCGGAGCTTTCCGTTACCGCCGGCAATGCGTCCGGCGTCAATGACGGTGCTGCCGGGCTGCTTATCGCTTCGGAAGAGGCTGCATCGTCAAACGGCCTGACGCCGAGGGCGCGCATTGTTGCCATGGCCGCCGCCGGCGTAGCCCCGCGCGTCATGGGCATCGGCCCTGTTCCGGCCACGCGCAAGGTGCTGAAGCTTGCCGGTCTTTCGCTTGCCGACATGGACGTGATCGAGCTCAACGAAGCCTTTGCCGCGCAAAGCCTTGCGGTGTTGCGTGAACTCGGGCTTCCCGATGACGCGGCCAATGTGAACGCCAATGGCGGCGCGATCGCCATCGGCCATCCGCTTGGCATGTCCGGCGCCCGCCTGGTGCTGACGGCCGCAAACCAGCTTCACCGCACTGGCGGACGCTACGCCCTTTGCACCATGTGCATCGGCGTCGGCCAGGGCATCGCCATGATTATCGAACGGATCTGA
- a CDS encoding ABC transporter substrate-binding protein has protein sequence MKTVMPLGIASLILAGASVAHADPIEITDQAGRAVVLEKPAERVASIPMPMASTLIAIDGGVEKQVGMNPVAKQAVLDGILGKIYPEAKDIPSDITAPNFIPNVEELAATNPDLVIQWADRGNDLVDPITNAGLTTMLISYGTEEKARDYMTMSAVAMGRDDRIGPLIEWREEVARDIADKAASIDDADKPKVLYLLRAQEALKASGAKNNYNSWYIELTGGKSASADLEANGVTINPEQIAAWNPDVILLNNFESGISPERIYEDPILSLTNAAQNHKVYRMPLGGYRWDPPNTESPLTWMWLAELLHPDVFDYDLRAEMKDAYAKIYDYDLTEEDIDGILWTDLNEGAANYDQFKAKS, from the coding sequence ATGAAGACCGTCATGCCGCTCGGCATCGCCTCCCTCATCCTGGCCGGCGCAAGCGTTGCCCACGCCGACCCGATCGAAATCACCGACCAGGCCGGCCGCGCGGTTGTTCTGGAAAAGCCCGCCGAGCGCGTTGCCTCGATCCCGATGCCCATGGCCTCGACGCTGATCGCGATCGATGGCGGCGTCGAAAAGCAGGTCGGCATGAACCCGGTTGCCAAACAGGCCGTGCTCGACGGCATTCTCGGCAAGATCTACCCGGAAGCCAAGGACATCCCCTCCGATATCACCGCGCCGAACTTCATCCCGAATGTCGAGGAACTGGCAGCCACCAACCCAGATCTCGTCATCCAGTGGGCCGATCGCGGCAATGACCTTGTCGATCCGATCACCAATGCCGGCCTGACGACCATGCTGATTTCCTACGGCACGGAAGAAAAGGCGCGCGACTACATGACCATGTCGGCCGTTGCCATGGGCCGTGACGACCGCATCGGCCCGCTGATCGAATGGCGCGAAGAGGTTGCCCGCGATATCGCCGACAAGGCCGCTTCCATTGACGACGCCGACAAGCCGAAAGTGCTTTATCTTCTGCGGGCCCAGGAAGCGCTGAAGGCATCGGGCGCGAAGAACAATTACAATAGCTGGTATATCGAATTGACCGGCGGCAAGAGCGCCTCGGCTGATCTTGAGGCCAATGGCGTCACCATCAACCCCGAGCAGATTGCCGCCTGGAATCCGGATGTGATCCTGCTCAACAATTTCGAAAGCGGGATTTCGCCCGAGCGCATCTATGAGGACCCGATCCTGTCGCTCACCAATGCGGCGCAGAACCACAAGGTCTACCGCATGCCGCTCGGCGGCTATCGCTGGGACCCGCCGAACACGGAAAGCCCGCTGACCTGGATGTGGCTCGCCGAGCTCCTGCACCCCGATGTCTTCGACTATGACCTGCGCGCCGAGATGAAAGACGCCTACGCCAAGATCTACGACTACGATCTGACCGAAGAGGACATTGACGGCATTTTGTGGACCGACCTCAATGAGGGCGCGGCCAATTACGATCAGTTCAAGGCCAAGTCATGA
- a CDS encoding iron ABC transporter permease, with translation MSDVTAGARLHGGSGALRAGVFLGLFAALFAALIFAIGAGRFSVSPGRIAEIILAWIAAPTAPLETIDQRIVLLVRMPRVLIAAVSGAALAVGGAALQGVFRNPLVSQQVLGISQGAAFGGALAILLGYAGATLLGLAFIFGLAALVIVGLLARINGRTEIVTVILSGMVVGALFSALVSVVQFVADPNTSLPAIVYWLMGSFSTATWARFWLGLPGLAIGIVAVWLFRYRLNLLALEDTEARSLGVNPDRERWFIFIATALMTATSVAIAGIIGWIGLVIPHAARILVGEDHRVLIPASAILGAAYLTFVDTLARTLTSAEIPLGVLTALIGAPVFGLLLRRHFSKANQP, from the coding sequence ATGAGCGATGTGACAGCCGGCGCCCGCCTTCACGGCGGGTCCGGCGCCTTGCGGGCGGGCGTCTTCCTCGGCCTTTTTGCCGCACTTTTCGCAGCCCTGATCTTTGCCATCGGCGCAGGGCGGTTTTCCGTCTCGCCCGGCCGCATTGCCGAGATCATTCTCGCCTGGATCGCAGCGCCCACCGCGCCGCTTGAGACCATCGACCAGCGGATCGTGCTTCTGGTGCGCATGCCGCGCGTGCTGATCGCCGCCGTTTCCGGCGCGGCGTTGGCCGTCGGCGGCGCTGCCCTTCAGGGCGTCTTCCGCAATCCGCTGGTCTCCCAACAGGTGCTCGGCATCAGCCAGGGGGCGGCCTTTGGCGGCGCGCTTGCCATTCTGCTCGGCTATGCCGGGGCCACGCTTCTCGGTCTCGCCTTCATCTTCGGACTTGCAGCCCTCGTCATCGTCGGCCTCCTGGCGCGCATCAACGGGCGCACCGAGATCGTCACCGTCATCCTTTCGGGCATGGTGGTCGGCGCGCTTTTTTCCGCGCTTGTCTCGGTGGTGCAGTTCGTCGCCGATCCCAACACCTCGCTGCCCGCGATCGTCTACTGGCTGATGGGCTCGTTTTCGACCGCCACCTGGGCGCGCTTCTGGCTCGGGCTCCCTGGCCTTGCCATCGGCATCGTCGCCGTGTGGCTCTTCCGCTACCGGCTCAATCTTCTGGCGCTGGAAGATACCGAGGCGCGTTCGCTTGGCGTCAATCCGGACCGCGAGCGCTGGTTCATCTTCATCGCCACGGCGCTGATGACGGCGACCTCGGTTGCGATTGCCGGCATTATCGGCTGGATCGGTCTCGTCATTCCGCACGCCGCGCGCATCCTTGTGGGCGAGGATCACCGCGTTCTGATCCCGGCCTCTGCCATTCTGGGGGCCGCCTATCTCACCTTCGTCGATACGCTGGCGCGCACGCTGACCTCTGCGGAAATCCCGCTCGGCGTGCTGACGGCGCTGATCGGCGCGCCTGTTTTCGGCCTGCTCCTGCGCCGGCACTTCTCGAAAGCAAACCAGCCATGA
- a CDS encoding ABC transporter ATP-binding protein — MIGLENASVAFGHNVIFRDVSFEVPVGRTMAILGPNGRGKTTLLRALLGFQPLKTGRRTAPKIAGYVPQHGASQAKLSGLDVVVMGHAAQIGLFGQPGKDDVEAAEHALEIVGATHLAGHRYDRMSGGQRQMILIARALATGSPALVFDEPTSALDLGNQSKTLDLLNMLRERRDKAILFTTHDPNHALAAADDVLLMMPGGHEVNGTVEEMIVPEALARLYGVDMRWVDLAGPENGVRKAVIPAFAGREFR; from the coding sequence ATGATCGGACTTGAAAATGCCAGCGTCGCCTTCGGTCACAATGTGATTTTCCGCGACGTGAGTTTCGAGGTTCCCGTCGGACGCACCATGGCGATCCTCGGGCCGAACGGGCGCGGCAAGACCACGCTTCTGCGCGCGCTGCTCGGTTTTCAACCGCTGAAAACGGGACGGCGCACCGCGCCGAAGATTGCCGGCTATGTGCCGCAGCACGGGGCGTCACAAGCGAAACTCTCCGGTCTCGATGTCGTGGTCATGGGCCATGCCGCGCAGATCGGGCTTTTCGGCCAGCCGGGAAAGGACGATGTCGAAGCGGCGGAGCACGCGCTTGAAATCGTCGGCGCCACGCATCTTGCCGGCCATCGCTATGACCGCATGTCGGGCGGCCAGCGGCAGATGATCCTGATTGCACGGGCGCTCGCCACCGGCTCGCCCGCCCTTGTCTTCGACGAGCCGACCTCGGCGCTCGATCTCGGCAACCAGTCGAAGACGCTCGACCTTCTGAACATGCTGCGCGAACGCCGCGACAAGGCGATCCTGTTCACCACGCACGACCCGAACCACGCCCTGGCGGCGGCCGATGATGTGCTGTTGATGATGCCGGGCGGGCATGAGGTGAACGGCACGGTGGAGGAGATGATCGTGCCCGAGGCTTTGGCAAGGCTTTACGGCGTCGATATGCGCTGGGTGGACCTGGCGGGCCCGGAAAACGGCGTCCGCAAGGCCGTGATACCGGCTTTTGCCGGAAGGGAGTTCCGATGA
- a CDS encoding sulfatase-like hydrolase/transferase, translating into MMADRPPGKQNLSARTIGAAFVFSLIALFVLNLPDHPHAFSLRAFLHLPVEIPILALALVLLPRRIALWLAALCTVLLGLVLFLRLGDIGVQSAFQRRFNPYLDVRIFADGWNVFSGAVGPLAASLAVVGAVAAFLAVLALFFLSARALARLSGKAARAMAFAFAGVLAAGPALWGAGAATGTRSYADAGGSAYVVARVEAVATAMRDMRDFDRMLSENDGLADSETLFRAVEGRDIVLVFIESYGRSAVEDPRYAPLIGRRLEAVEEELSEAGFAVASGWSVSPTMGGLSWLAHGTFLSGLWVDNQARYDRLMMSERKSLNRLFREAGWRTAAIMPAITMDWPESAYYGYDTIFASDDLGYRGKPFNWVTMPDQYTLSAFDGLVRHVDDERPVMAEIALISSHAPWTPVPELIDWADVGDGSVFDRQATSGDPPAVVWADRDRVRRQYIRTIDYALQTIGDYIARFGEDAIFIVLGDHQPAPLVTGPDASRAVPVHVISREARLVERFKSEGFAPGMTPAAEAPELPMDTMRARVIRIFSETPSADRPAAFPEGVKSAL; encoded by the coding sequence ATGATGGCTGATCGCCCGCCTGGCAAGCAGAACCTTTCCGCGCGGACGATCGGCGCGGCGTTCGTCTTTTCGCTCATCGCCCTTTTCGTGCTCAATCTGCCGGACCATCCGCACGCCTTTTCGCTCCGGGCCTTCCTGCATCTGCCGGTGGAGATCCCGATCCTTGCGCTGGCGTTGGTACTTTTGCCGCGCCGCATCGCGCTCTGGCTGGCCGCTCTTTGCACTGTCCTGCTTGGGCTCGTGCTGTTCCTGCGCCTTGGCGATATCGGCGTGCAGTCAGCCTTTCAGCGTCGCTTCAACCCCTATCTCGACGTCAGGATCTTTGCCGATGGCTGGAACGTGTTCTCCGGCGCGGTCGGCCCTCTCGCCGCGTCACTGGCGGTTGTCGGCGCGGTGGCCGCCTTCCTTGCCGTGCTGGCATTGTTCTTCCTTTCCGCCCGCGCGCTGGCGCGTCTTTCCGGCAAGGCGGCGCGCGCCATGGCTTTTGCCTTTGCCGGCGTTCTCGCCGCGGGGCCCGCGTTGTGGGGCGCGGGTGCGGCGACCGGAACGCGGTCCTATGCCGATGCGGGCGGCTCCGCCTATGTCGTTGCGCGCGTCGAGGCGGTCGCAACGGCGATGCGCGACATGCGGGACTTCGACCGGATGCTTTCCGAAAACGACGGCCTGGCGGACAGCGAGACGCTCTTCCGGGCGGTCGAGGGCCGCGATATCGTGCTCGTCTTCATCGAATCCTACGGCCGAAGCGCGGTCGAAGACCCGCGCTATGCGCCGCTGATCGGCCGGCGTCTCGAGGCGGTCGAGGAGGAACTGAGCGAGGCCGGTTTTGCCGTGGCCAGCGGCTGGAGCGTGTCGCCGACCATGGGCGGGCTCAGCTGGCTTGCCCACGGCACGTTCCTTTCGGGGCTCTGGGTCGACAACCAGGCCCGCTATGACCGGCTGATGATGAGCGAGCGCAAGAGCCTGAACCGGCTTTTCCGCGAGGCCGGCTGGCGCACCGCCGCCATCATGCCGGCCATCACCATGGACTGGCCGGAGAGCGCTTACTACGGCTATGACACGATCTTCGCCTCGGACGATCTCGGTTATCGGGGCAAGCCGTTCAACTGGGTGACCATGCCCGACCAGTATACGCTCTCGGCCTTCGACGGGTTGGTGCGCCATGTCGACGACGAGCGGCCTGTGATGGCCGAGATCGCGCTGATCTCCAGCCACGCCCCCTGGACGCCGGTGCCCGAACTGATCGACTGGGCCGATGTCGGCGATGGCAGCGTCTTCGACCGGCAGGCGACAAGCGGCGATCCGCCGGCGGTGGTCTGGGCCGATCGCGACCGGGTTCGGCGTCAATATATCCGGACCATCGATTACGCGCTACAGACGATCGGCGATTATATCGCCCGCTTCGGCGAGGACGCGATCTTCATCGTGCTTGGCGATCACCAGCCCGCGCCGCTCGTCACCGGACCGGATGCCTCGCGCGCCGTGCCCGTCCACGTCATCAGCCGCGAGGCGCGCCTTGTCGAACGCTTCAAGTCCGAGGGTTTTGCGCCCGGCATGACGCCCGCGGCGGAAGCCCCCGAGCTTCCCATGGATACGATGCGCGCCAGGGTGATCCGTATTTTTTCCGAAACGCCCTCCGCCGATAGGCCTGCCGCTTTTCCGGAGGGCGTCAAAAGCGCTTTATGA